CGCCGCGACGTCGTCCGCGGCGATCGGTTGAAACAGCCCGTCGCCGATGCGCACCGTGCCGCCGTCCGTGCCGAAATCCGCGATGCCGCCAATGAACTCCATGAACTGAGTCGCGCGCACGATCGTGTACGGCACGCCCGCCGCTTCGATTACCTCTTCCTGCGCGACCTTGGCAGTGAAATACGCGTTCTCCTCCGTGCGGTCGCAGCCGACGATTGATAGCGCGACGTGATGGCGCACCCCTGCAGCCACTTCGGCCTTGCCGAGGTTGCGCGCCGAGGTGCGGAAGAAGTCGAGCACCGCCTGCGGCTCCCATGACGGCGCGTTCGTCACATCCACTACGACGTCCGCGCCCGCCAGCGCACGGTTCAGGCCCTCGCCCGTCACAGCGTTCACACCGGTACGCGGAGACGCAGCAAGCGCCTCATGGCCCGCCTCGCTGAGCAGCTTGACCACACGTGAGCCGATCAGGCCGGAACCTCCAATCACGACGATCTTCATTGCAGATTCTCCAGATGTAAGTAATTGAACGTGCGGTGCGCTGGCGGGTCTCGTATTGCGTGAAAGTGTTCGCCGCCGTCGCATCGCGAGAGACTATTGTGGAAGAATCATGTTCTAGCGAAAAGTGACAAGAATCGTCGAACCGACTAGTCCAAGTCGGTTCCGTGCCGCTTGCCCGCGAGACTGCCATGACCGTGCCGACTCTCTCATTGACCATCGAAATCGACCGGCAGCAGCAATTGCCGATCTATCTGCAGATCTGCGAGCGTTTCAGGACCGCGATCGCCGCGGGGCATTTACGGTCCGGCGATCGCGTGCCCGCGCTGCGCAGCCTCGCCACGCAACTGAACACGGCACGCGGCACGGTGGAGCTGGCCTACACGATCCTCGTCGACGAGGGTTACCTGCAAATGCGCGGTGCGGCAGGCACGTTCGTATCGCCGTCGCTGCCGGCATCGGTGATGCACTCGTTGCGTGCGCAAGGTGTTCAGGACACACACGATAGCCAGAGCGC
The sequence above is drawn from the Paraburkholderia sp. BL23I1N1 genome and encodes:
- a CDS encoding SDR family oxidoreductase is translated as MKIVVIGGSGLIGSRVVKLLSEAGHEALAASPRTGVNAVTGEGLNRALAGADVVVDVTNAPSWEPQAVLDFFRTSARNLGKAEVAAGVRHHVALSIVGCDRTEENAYFTAKVAQEEVIEAAGVPYTIVRATQFMEFIGGIADFGTDGGTVRIGDGLFQPIAADDVAANLAQVALAAPLNGTVEIAGPDRAPFAEIVTRYLKSVGDPRPVVMDREARYYGGRVEEQSLVPLGDARIGRVSLDQWLAQAKKG